Genomic segment of Paenalkalicoccus suaedae:
CCGCTAGTACGTGACGTCCGTTCTTCGTAGCCATACGCGCACGGAAACCGTGGTTCTTTTTGCGCTTACGATTGTTTGGATTGAATGTTGGTTTACCCATCTATTACACCTCCTGCAAAACACTCTTAAAAAAAAGTTAATTATTTTCATTCAGTACGTGTCCGGTGCTTTGGACAGTCTTGTAAATTATAAGTTTTTCGTCTTCTACTGTCAAGCCTCTTTTCTACGAAGCAACGAAAAGAGAACTTGTACATCTTTTAAAGATCTTCGACAAAACATCGTTGCTCCTACTCTATTTTGCTGATTGTGGACAACTTTCGACAGTAAATATTGTTGTCCACGAGACTATTTTGAGTTTGTGCACACTATCTAGTACTGTGGAAAACTTTTGACCACAAGGAGTGGGATTGTGTGGA
This window contains:
- the rpmH gene encoding 50S ribosomal protein L34 → MGKPTFNPNNRKRKKNHGFRARMATKNGRHVLAARRRKGRKVLSA